One window from the genome of candidate division WOR-3 bacterium encodes:
- the metK gene encoding methionine adenosyltransferase — protein MKKIITSESVTEGHPDKICDQISDAVLDEVYKNDPTPERARTAIETLTSRGVVIVAGEMTTSIYVDVPELVRNILKEIGYTKTDYHFTYETCGILTMIQEQSSDIALGVDRGGAGDQGMMFGYATKETKELMPLPIMLAHKLVMKLAEKRKSEENHFLRPDGKSQVSVEYEDGIPRRVDTVLISSQCDPQIEISQLKEYLIEEVIKPTIPEEFLDDKTKYLVNPTGRFVIGGPQADTGVTGRKIMVDTYGGIGRHGGGCFSGKDPTKVDRSGAYMARYVAKNIVAASLAEKVEIQIAYAIGLEDPVSIYIDSFGTGVVPDEKLLEAVKKVFDFRPRKIIEQLNLLRPQYLATACYGHFGRENMGFKWEETDKAEDLLEEVNR, from the coding sequence GTGAAAAAGATAATAACAAGTGAATCTGTTACAGAAGGACATCCTGATAAGATCTGTGATCAGATCTCAGATGCTGTTTTAGATGAGGTTTATAAGAATGATCCCACACCTGAAAGAGCACGCACTGCGATTGAAACATTAACATCAAGAGGAGTTGTTATAGTTGCAGGTGAAATGACAACATCAATTTATGTTGATGTTCCTGAGCTTGTTAGAAATATTCTTAAAGAGATTGGATATACCAAGACAGATTATCATTTTACTTACGAGACTTGTGGGATTCTTACAATGATTCAGGAACAATCTTCTGATATTGCATTAGGAGTAGATAGAGGAGGGGCTGGGGATCAGGGAATGATGTTTGGATACGCCACAAAAGAAACAAAAGAATTGATGCCCCTTCCAATTATGTTAGCGCACAAATTGGTTATGAAGCTTGCAGAAAAGAGAAAATCCGAAGAAAATCATTTTTTAAGACCGGATGGGAAATCTCAAGTTTCTGTAGAATATGAGGATGGGATTCCAAGAAGGGTGGATACAGTTTTAATTTCTTCCCAGTGTGATCCACAGATAGAGATTTCTCAGCTTAAGGAATATTTGATAGAAGAAGTGATAAAACCAACTATACCAGAAGAATTTCTGGATGATAAAACTAAGTATCTTGTTAACCCTACAGGTAGATTTGTTATAGGTGGTCCTCAAGCTGACACAGGGGTAACTGGTAGGAAAATTATGGTAGACACTTATGGAGGTATTGGAAGACACGGAGGAGGTTGTTTTTCCGGTAAGGATCCAACAAAGGTAGATCGTTCTGGAGCTTATATGGCAAGGTATGTTGCTAAGAATATTGTTGCTGCTTCTCTTGCAGAGAAAGTAGAGATACAAATAGCTTATGCGATTGGATTAGAGGACCCAGTCTCAATATACATTGATTCCTTTGGAACAGGAGTGGTTCCTGATGAAAAACTTTTAGAGGCAGTGAAGAAAGTTTTTGATTTTCGTCCTCGCAAAATAATAGAACAACTAAATCTACTTCGCCCTCAATATCTTGCAACAGCTTGTTATGGACATTTTGGAAGAGAAAATATGGGATTTAAATG
- a CDS encoding sugar phosphate nucleotidyltransferase — MTVIIPVAGRGIRLRPISFNTPKALIPCGGRTVLGWIFKSISELSPDRIILVVGYKDELIKEWVKNNYKKLPIEWVTQEEPKGLAHAIWKVGKLIPFEEDVLIYLGDSIFDFDWKGIKKEEENFVGVKEVEDPRRFGIVEVEGDFIVNLEEKPETPSSSLAVAGIYYIKKWELLYKYLNIVIEKSMKTKGEYQLTDALKLMITKGKIKIKKFPVKKWYDCGSIPGLLQTNMEILKDYPSWFENEERIENFSYISPSSLVKDSIIGPFVTLGENSVIERSTVKNSIIGNRVRISNSDIFDSIIGDDTVIVNIKGKIISSSNSIIAGKE, encoded by the coding sequence ATGACAGTTATTATTCCAGTTGCAGGTCGTGGTATAAGACTTAGACCAATTTCTTTTAACACTCCTAAGGCTCTTATTCCTTGTGGGGGGAGGACTGTGCTCGGTTGGATATTTAAGTCAATTTCTGAGCTCTCTCCAGATAGAATAATTCTTGTGGTAGGCTATAAAGATGAATTGATTAAAGAGTGGGTTAAGAATAACTATAAAAAATTACCAATTGAATGGGTAACTCAAGAGGAACCAAAGGGATTGGCTCACGCCATTTGGAAAGTAGGAAAATTGATCCCATTTGAAGAGGATGTTTTAATTTACTTAGGGGATTCCATTTTTGATTTTGATTGGAAGGGAATTAAAAAGGAAGAAGAAAATTTTGTGGGAGTGAAAGAAGTGGAGGATCCAAGGAGATTTGGGATTGTAGAAGTAGAAGGAGACTTTATTGTAAATTTAGAAGAGAAGCCGGAAACTCCTTCCTCAAGTCTTGCTGTAGCAGGTATTTATTATATAAAGAAATGGGAGCTTTTATATAAATATCTTAATATTGTGATTGAAAAAAGTATGAAAACAAAAGGAGAATATCAATTGACAGACGCTCTTAAGCTTATGATAACTAAAGGAAAAATTAAGATTAAAAAATTTCCTGTTAAAAAGTGGTATGATTGTGGAAGTATTCCCGGACTTCTTCAAACAAATATGGAAATTTTAAAGGATTATCCTAGTTGGTTTGAGAATGAAGAAAGAATAGAAAATTTTTCATATATTAGTCCCTCCTCTTTGGTAAAAGATTCAATTATAGGTCCTTTTGTGACTTTAGGAGAAAATTCAGTAATAGAAAGATCAACAGTTAAAAATTCTATTATTGGGAATAGAGTTAGAATCTCAAATTCAGATATTTTTGATTCAATAATAGGTGATGATACCGTTATTGTAAATATAAAAGGTAAAATTATAAGTAGTTCAAATTCTATAATTGCAGGAAAGGAGTGA
- a CDS encoding bifunctional phosphoglucose/phosphomannose isomerase: protein MIEIIEDLPEQIKEAVEIGSSLDFEWKGIKNVCIGGMGGSSIGGEILLKLSEMYSKVPFTLVRDYELPQFVDKKTLMIIVSYSGNTEETISLFHKAENKAKILCVTSNGILEDLAKEKKLPLIIIPKGYPPRGAIAYLFFPILEVLRKSNIIKIKKENIDEVVKVLSENNETAKVWAEEVSGKVKEKLPFVYTNPLFTPVARRWCTQLNENSKCLAHFAPFPELDHNEIVGWENPKEILKRIFIFILRDREEEERIKKRIEITRELIEEFAGEIMDVYAEGKSLLAKIFSLIQKGDYLSFYLAGNYRVDPLPVKRIQELKRRLAE, encoded by the coding sequence ATGATTGAAATAATTGAAGATTTACCTGAGCAGATTAAGGAGGCAGTGGAGATTGGTTCTTCTTTGGATTTTGAATGGAAGGGAATAAAAAATGTTTGTATTGGAGGAATGGGAGGTTCTTCTATAGGAGGAGAAATTCTTCTAAAGCTTTCCGAAATGTATTCTAAGGTCCCATTTACTCTTGTTCGAGATTATGAGTTACCTCAATTTGTAGATAAAAAAACTCTAATGATTATAGTAAGTTATTCGGGAAATACAGAAGAAACCATTTCTCTTTTTCATAAAGCAGAAAATAAAGCCAAGATTTTGTGTGTGACAAGCAATGGAATTTTAGAAGATCTTGCAAAGGAGAAAAAACTACCACTTATAATAATACCTAAGGGTTATCCTCCAAGAGGAGCCATTGCTTATTTATTCTTTCCTATCTTAGAAGTTTTAAGAAAATCTAATATAATTAAAATTAAAAAAGAAAATATCGATGAAGTTGTAAAAGTTCTTTCGGAAAATAATGAGACTGCAAAGGTGTGGGCTGAAGAAGTGAGCGGAAAGGTAAAAGAGAAACTCCCTTTTGTTTATACAAATCCTCTTTTTACTCCTGTTGCGAGGAGATGGTGCACTCAGCTTAATGAGAATTCAAAGTGTCTCGCCCATTTTGCTCCTTTCCCAGAGTTGGATCATAATGAGATTGTAGGTTGGGAAAATCCTAAGGAGATTTTGAAAAGAATTTTTATCTTTATCTTAAGAGATAGAGAAGAGGAAGAAAGAATAAAGAAAAGAATAGAAATCACAAGAGAGCTAATTGAAGAATTTGCAGGGGAGATTATGGATGTGTATGCAGAAGGGAAATCTCTTCTTGCGAAGATTTTCTCTCTTATTCAGAAAGGAGACTATCTTTCTTTTTATCTTGCAGGTAATTACAGAGTGGATCCTCTTCCTGTTAAAAGAATACAAGAGCTAAAAAGAAGGTTAGCCGAATGA
- the ptsP gene encoding phosphoenolpyruvate--protein phosphotransferase: protein MKNKIIRGIGVSPSIAMGKAFLYTPKEIILSSKRKKGKIEEEIKLFEKARCLSLRQLRKLKLELKKMKDVQTPRLIDVQLLFLQDPLFLNSVEKRMRNGKESAEEAIINFAKGLEKDFLNIPNSYIAERYSDVKDVISRLLRNLREEEDASLEEFGEIGVAESFTASSVLELSKLGVKGIVSEGGGRTSHFVILAEALGVSTVVGANGITNEIETGDEIIVDGISGVVIIRPDEDTKRRFERKREEAIAIQKEFLEKKFLPATTIDGFSIDISANIELPVEIPLIKEYGAKGVGLLRTEYLFLTSKGIPSEEEQYNFYVKIAESVFPDYVIMRTLDLGGDKVFKMKMQEENPFLGWRGIRFTLSNEEIFRAQLRAMLRASAKGNVRILIPMVSQIEEILRVRELTEKIKKELKEEGILFDENIEIGAMVEIPSVPLMADFFSEVVDFFSLGTNDLTQYTLAVDRGNKKISYLFDQLDPAVITLMKMTVEKAHHNNKWVGVCGDVASDLVALPILLGMEVDELSLPLAFIPQVKEVIRGLSLKECKELLKNIEGKKSAREVREMLKEEILRRFPSFKNILVEVEND from the coding sequence ATGAAGAATAAAATAATTAGAGGAATTGGTGTTTCTCCTTCTATTGCAATGGGGAAAGCTTTTTTATATACCCCTAAGGAAATTATCTTATCTTCTAAAAGGAAAAAGGGAAAGATTGAGGAAGAAATAAAACTTTTTGAGAAAGCAAGATGTCTATCTTTAAGGCAACTTAGAAAATTGAAACTTGAATTAAAAAAGATGAAGGACGTCCAAACTCCAAGACTGATAGATGTTCAGCTCCTTTTTTTACAAGATCCACTTTTCTTGAATTCTGTAGAGAAAAGAATGAGGAATGGGAAAGAGTCGGCTGAGGAAGCAATAATTAATTTTGCCAAAGGTTTGGAGAAGGATTTCCTTAATATTCCTAATAGTTACATAGCGGAAAGATACTCGGATGTTAAAGATGTTATAAGTAGATTGTTAAGAAATTTAAGAGAAGAAGAGGACGCAAGTTTAGAAGAGTTTGGGGAGATTGGAGTTGCTGAGAGTTTTACCGCCTCGAGTGTTTTGGAATTGAGTAAGTTAGGTGTTAAGGGTATTGTAAGCGAGGGAGGAGGAAGAACTTCCCATTTTGTCATTCTTGCAGAAGCACTCGGTGTTTCAACTGTTGTTGGAGCCAATGGAATTACTAATGAGATTGAAACAGGGGATGAGATAATAGTTGATGGAATAAGTGGGGTTGTAATTATTAGGCCTGACGAGGACACAAAAAGAAGATTTGAGAGGAAAAGAGAAGAAGCTATTGCAATTCAAAAAGAATTTTTGGAGAAAAAGTTTCTTCCTGCGACTACCATAGATGGTTTTTCTATTGATATTTCTGCAAATATTGAACTACCTGTAGAGATTCCTTTAATTAAAGAATACGGAGCGAAAGGGGTTGGACTTTTACGGACCGAGTATCTTTTTCTTACTTCTAAAGGGATTCCCTCTGAAGAGGAACAATATAATTTTTATGTAAAGATCGCAGAGAGTGTTTTTCCTGATTATGTTATAATGAGAACCTTAGATCTTGGAGGAGATAAGGTTTTTAAGATGAAGATGCAAGAGGAAAATCCTTTTTTGGGATGGAGAGGTATCCGTTTTACTCTCTCAAACGAGGAAATTTTTAGAGCTCAATTGAGAGCAATGCTTAGAGCTTCAGCTAAAGGAAATGTTAGAATTCTTATTCCAATGGTTTCGCAGATAGAGGAAATTTTGAGAGTGAGAGAACTTACTGAGAAAATAAAAAAGGAGCTTAAGGAAGAGGGGATTTTGTTTGATGAGAATATTGAGATTGGAGCAATGGTTGAAATACCTTCAGTGCCTTTAATGGCTGATTTCTTTTCTGAAGTTGTAGATTTTTTTTCTTTAGGAACTAATGACCTTACTCAATATACTCTTGCGGTTGATAGAGGTAATAAGAAAATTTCGTATCTCTTTGACCAGCTTGATCCTGCTGTTATTACTCTAATGAAAATGACAGTAGAAAAGGCACATCATAATAATAAATGGGTAGGAGTCTGTGGAGATGTGGCTAGTGATTTAGTGGCTTTGCCTATTCTTTTAGGTATGGAGGTAGATGAACTTTCCTTACCCCTTGCTTTTATTCCTCAGGTTAAAGAAGTTATAAGAGGGTTAAGTTTGAAAGAATGTAAAGAATTGTTAAAAAATATAGAAGGGAAAAAATCCGCAAGGGAAGTAAGGGAAATGTTGAAGGAAGAAATTCTTAGAAGATTTCCATCATTTAAGAACATATTAGTGGAGGTTGAAAATGATTGA
- a CDS encoding HPr family phosphocarrier protein: MLEKEVKILNSLGIHARPASMIVKLASKFDSHIELEKDNVRVNAKSIMGVLMLASEEGDKIKIIANGKDEEEAVKALVELIEKRKFDEE; the protein is encoded by the coding sequence ATGTTAGAAAAAGAAGTTAAGATTCTCAATTCCTTAGGAATTCATGCAAGGCCTGCTTCAATGATTGTTAAGCTTGCTTCAAAGTTTGACTCTCATATAGAATTGGAGAAAGATAATGTTAGAGTTAATGCAAAAAGTATTATGGGGGTTTTAATGTTAGCTTCCGAGGAGGGAGATAAAATAAAGATTATTGCAAATGGTAAAGATGAAGAAGAAGCAGTAAAAGCTTTGGTTGAATTAATAGAAAAGAGGAAATTTGATGAAGAATAA
- the accD gene encoding acetyl-CoA carboxylase, carboxyltransferase subunit beta: protein MINLLNKEEDKGRRKREVPDGLWLKCESCGEILYKKEVEKNLMVCSKCNFHFKVSNFFYRDLLLDPGTFKIFDENLRTADPLKFKGYKKKLKEAMEQTSLTEAVVAGEAKIDGRDIEIVFMEFSFIGGSMGSVVGERVKRAIERASKSNLPLLTVNASGGARMQEGILSLMQMAKTATALNKLKTPYISILTNPTTAGVLASYASLGDIVIAEPGALIGFAGPRVIKQTIKKELPEGFQRAEFMLEHGLIDMVVARKDLRKTIISILSHLC from the coding sequence ATGATTAACTTATTGAATAAAGAGGAAGATAAAGGGAGAAGGAAGAGAGAAGTCCCTGACGGCTTGTGGTTAAAGTGCGAATCTTGCGGAGAAATCCTTTATAAAAAGGAAGTGGAAAAAAATTTAATGGTGTGCTCTAAATGCAATTTTCACTTTAAGGTTAGTAACTTTTTTTATAGAGACTTACTTCTCGACCCTGGAACGTTTAAAATTTTTGATGAAAACCTTAGAACCGCAGATCCTCTTAAATTTAAAGGTTATAAGAAAAAACTTAAAGAAGCAATGGAACAAACTTCTCTAACTGAAGCTGTTGTTGCAGGTGAAGCGAAAATTGATGGGAGAGATATTGAGATTGTTTTTATGGAGTTTTCTTTTATTGGGGGTTCGATGGGTTCAGTTGTTGGGGAGAGAGTAAAAAGAGCTATTGAAAGAGCGAGTAAGTCTAATTTACCTCTTTTGACTGTAAACGCTTCTGGAGGAGCAAGAATGCAAGAAGGTATTCTCTCTCTTATGCAAATGGCAAAGACTGCAACTGCGCTTAACAAGTTGAAAACTCCATATATTTCTATTCTTACTAATCCTACAACTGCAGGGGTTTTAGCTTCTTACGCTTCTTTAGGAGATATTGTGATTGCAGAACCTGGGGCTCTTATAGGCTTTGCAGGGCCAAGAGTGATAAAGCAGACAATAAAAAAAGAATTACCAGAAGGGTTTCAAAGAGCAGAGTTTATGTTAGAGCATGGACTTATTGATATGGTGGTTGCAAGGAAGGATCTTAGGAAAACTATTATTTCTATATTATCGCACCTCTGTTAG
- a CDS encoding UbiA family prenyltransferase, whose translation MDYFMLLRPTLFLPVWIFFLLGAHFGGGNFSFRAIIIFILYTMLMGGIYIFNQIIDRESDKRNEKLFLLSLELIPIRFAVLEMIGLFIFSIFGALFLNFEIFMVFLISFILGITYSLPPFETKGKPFLDILWNSLGYGVLAFTVGWLSVRDFSQKMLISSIPYFFAVAGVFVNTTIPDIEGDKREGKITTGVFLGKKRTLLLGIFFDLIAIFFSIALKDFICLIGASLAFPIFLFAYIRSTKKSILFSFRVVPFILTLEVFFLTPWIIPLFVFILGIEKIYYKKRFNLNYPALFSGEDRNF comes from the coding sequence ATGGATTACTTTATGTTACTTCGCCCCACTCTTTTTCTTCCTGTTTGGATTTTTTTTCTTCTTGGAGCTCATTTTGGAGGAGGGAATTTTTCTTTTAGAGCCATTATAATTTTTATTCTTTATACAATGCTAATGGGAGGAATTTATATTTTTAATCAAATCATTGATAGAGAGTCGGATAAAAGAAATGAAAAATTGTTTTTGTTGTCTTTGGAGTTAATTCCGATTCGGTTTGCAGTTTTAGAAATGATAGGATTATTTATTTTCTCTATTTTTGGAGCTTTATTTCTAAATTTTGAGATTTTTATGGTTTTTTTAATTTCTTTTATTTTAGGAATTACTTATTCTCTTCCTCCTTTTGAGACGAAAGGAAAGCCATTTTTGGATATTTTATGGAATTCTTTAGGATATGGAGTTCTTGCCTTTACAGTTGGTTGGCTTTCAGTAAGGGATTTCTCTCAAAAGATGTTGATCTCTTCTATTCCTTATTTTTTTGCAGTGGCTGGGGTTTTTGTTAATACAACTATTCCAGATATAGAAGGAGATAAGAGAGAGGGGAAAATTACAACAGGAGTTTTCTTAGGGAAGAAGAGGACTCTTTTGTTAGGGATATTTTTTGATTTAATCGCCATATTTTTCTCAATAGCCTTGAAAGATTTTATTTGTCTTATTGGAGCGAGTTTGGCATTTCCAATATTTTTGTTTGCTTATATAAGATCCACAAAGAAATCCATTCTTTTTTCTTTTAGAGTTGTCCCTTTTATATTGACTCTTGAGGTTTTCTTTCTAACTCCTTGGATAATTCCTCTTTTTGTTTTTATCTTAGGAATAGAAAAGATTTATTATAAGAAGAGATTTAATCTTAATTATCCTGCACTCTTTAGTGGAGAAGATAGGAATTTCTAA